AGAGATCGTCGCCCATTAATTGTCGTTCTTCCGATTCATCGCGAACCAAGACCAACCCGATCATACTGTCTGAACTAAGAGCCTCTTCAACAACGTGGATCTCTTCGACCGCCTGAATCATCAGCGGAGTAAAAATTCCGGGAAAAATAGGCTTGCCTTGGAGAGGAATGATATGAAGCCTGCTCGGAAGTATCTGATCTGCGGGAATAATCTGCTTGTCTGACATGCTGTCCCCCTTATTGCTTGCTCACTCGCTACATTCGTATACTACCGGTTACGACACCGCAGTCGGCGTCCGGGCAGTAAAAATGTAATCATAAAAAAGAGCTATAGCAAGTAAAGTCTGTACATGAAGCTTTCGATCCCGTATGATAAGTCGATGAGTCGAACCTTTCAGACCGACGCCATTGTACTGAGGACGTTCCGATTTGGAGATATCCATAAAGGAGTCACCTTTCTCTCTTCCGAAAATGGTTTGGTGGATGCAGTTGCCTATGGCGCCTACAAGGGAAAGGGAAAGCTTGGCGGAAGCACCGATCCCTTTACCTGGGGGCATTTCTACTGTTACAGGGATCCTGTCAGAGGTCGGACAAAAATTAACGATATCGAGAGCTATTCGATCTTTGAAGCAATTCGCGGCGATCTTTCACGGTTTTATATTGCCTGTTATTGGGCCGAGCTTATTCTGGCAAGTTTTGGAGCGGGAGGAGAGAGTTCATTGCTGTTTCCCCTCTTGCTTGAGGCCTTAACTCGGCTCGATACCATGCAAAGTAAGGATCGATGGCACGTCTTCATTCAGTTTGGCTGGAGATTTCTTGGACTCCTCGGTGTGAGAAGTGATGTGGAAGAGTGTGCATCCTGCGGACATGTTGCGACGGAAGGCGAAGGGGTCTTTCTCGATACCCTTGCCAGAGGGTTTTTATGCGACCATTGTAAGGGATCCTCCGATCTGCCTCTTGGACCGGGTGGAGTGCGGTATCTCCGTTTTACGGAGGCGCTTTCCTTTGAGAAAGCGGTAAGGGTCGATACCGATCTCCCTACGGAGCATCAGTTGACAACGATCCTCCGTAGGGTTTTAGGAGAGGCACTTGATCAACCTCTCAAAACTG
The sequence above is a segment of the Sediminispirochaeta bajacaliforniensis DSM 16054 genome. Coding sequences within it:
- the recO gene encoding DNA repair protein RecO, translated to MSRTFQTDAIVLRTFRFGDIHKGVTFLSSENGLVDAVAYGAYKGKGKLGGSTDPFTWGHFYCYRDPVRGRTKINDIESYSIFEAIRGDLSRFYIACYWAELILASFGAGGESSLLFPLLLEALTRLDTMQSKDRWHVFIQFGWRFLGLLGVRSDVEECASCGHVATEGEGVFLDTLARGFLCDHCKGSSDLPLGPGGVRYLRFTEALSFEKAVRVDTDLPTEHQLTTILRRVLGEALDQPLKTAELL